A window of Miscanthus floridulus cultivar M001 chromosome 12, ASM1932011v1, whole genome shotgun sequence genomic DNA:
tttgtatacttaagtttattatatttataaatatgtacacttgatatgttacatgcataaatatctatatttggtacTTTTTacgtgcataaatatatatacatgccaaaataattgattttttacttaaataaatatatataaatgctagaatacttgattttttacatgcacatatataatcatatgtattttttttaaaaaaaatacaaaactGTTTAAACCGTTTAACTTtatttaaacaccatgtaaacaaCCTAACGAAAaacgaccgtgtaaagaccgtttacgaAAACATCGCACCCGCTGCACTCCCGGCACCATGAAAACAGGCGCCCATCGTCTCTCGCCCCGCTCTCCCACGCCAACACGCGCACACATCCTTCAGCTCGCCACCACACCACACACAGAACGCGTGCTCCTGCCTTCCTGATTGAGCAACGAGCAAGCTACCTAGCTAGAGGACACGACACGATGGCCTTGCAGTTGCAGGTCACCGGCGGCGTGGGCTGCTGCTGCCCTCGTCCTCTCCCGGGCAGTCGTGGCCGGCGGTTgccgcaggcggcggcggcgctgtgtCGCCCGCCCCGCGCGGTAGCGTCCGGCGCGAccacggtggtggaggaggacgagggcaAGGTGAGGCTGGGCAGCTCAAGCGTCGCCGTCACCAAGCTCGGCATCGGCGCGTGGTCCTGGGGCGACACCACCTACTGGAACGACTCCGAGTGGGACGGTACGTGGGAATTCACCTCCTGCTGCGCGCTGCTGTGATGCTTGTTCTCGTTCTCATTCTTGCTCGGGGGTGCGCGCGGACGTCAACGTTTCCTGAAATCCTGGCCATGCTTCTTCCAGTGCGCACACCTGCCCGATGCATTGCCAACAATGAATCGTACGTGCATACTGTGTGTGTAACTTGCACGCATGATAGCCAGCAACGAGATTGGCATGTTTGCCAATCCCTTGTCTTTCTAATTTCTATAGTACGATGATCCCGCTGCTTCAGGAAAAGTCCTACTCGATCTTTGCCTTAACCGTGACCGAATCATCACATACTATTGCTCGGCTAGCATTGGTTTAGCATGTCAATGGCCAATTTGCTCCGTTCCGAATGTAGCGCTATGTGATTAGTTTCTTTGACCTGAATTGTCAGATAGGAGATTGAGGGAGGCACAGGACGCGTTCGATGCGAGCATCGATAACGGGATGACCTTCTTCGATACCGCAGAAGTATACGGTACAGCGGTAAGAAACTAAACTATAAACCAACTACCTAGCTCACTCACTCCTCCCAAATTCAGTTCTGAAGGAAGGCACAGCTGTATCTAACTAGGGATCCTTCTGTTCTACAGCTCATGGGAGCGGTCAATTCTGAAAGTTTACTAGGAGGGTAATATCCTATCTTCCGTTGTTTGATACTTTAAAATTTTGTATAAAAAAAGAGATTATGTATAACAGTAATTTTCATCAagtgatgtatgccttgccatcagattcatcaaggaaaggCAACAGAAGGAACCGGTCGAGGTGGCCGTCGCAACAAAGTTCGCTGCCCTTCCTTGGAGATTCGGAAGGGGGAGTGTTCTTTCCGCGCTGAAGAAATCACTAGACCGTCTTGGCCTATCGTCAGTTGAGCTCTACCAACTCCACTGGTTGGTTTTCCTGTTCTTTCTGCAGATACATGTTTCTTGCCCGTAAAAATGCAAgtttttatttatgttttcaTTATCTTTTGCCAGGCCAGGGATTTGGGGGAACGAAGGTAACCGATGCAGCATACCCTTTGCAAAAGTTAAATCTGATTGACTAATCAGTGAACTTCGTTGTTCTGACATGACTGAGCATGCATGATGCAGGATACCTTGATGGCCTTGCCGATGCTTATGAGCAAGGCCTAGTAAAGGCTGTTGGAGTCTCAAACTACAATGGTTTGTATCATGTCTTGAACTCGCAAAAATGATATTGCGTTCTCATTGAAATAACAATATCTACTATGACTTATCTAAAGAGAAGCGCCTTCGGGATGCACATGCTCGCCTGAAGAAGAGGGGGGTTCCACTTGCTGCAAACCAGGTGAATTACAGCCTCATATACAGAACCCCTGAGCTGAATGGTGTGAAGGCAGCTTGTGATGAGCTCGGTATCACCTTGATTGCTTATTCCCCGATTGCCCAAGGTAGGAGCTAGTCTCTTAATTATTTAGCCAATTATGCGACCATGTTaaattaggccttgtttagattgcaaatttttgcaatctggacactgtagcacgtttcgtttgtatttgacaaactttgtccgatcatggactaactaggctcaaaagattcgtctcgtgatttacaaccaaactgtgcaattagttattttttttacctacatttaatgctccatgcatacgtccaaaaattgatgtgatggagagagtgtgaaaaaacttggaatttggaggtgatctaaacaaggccttaaacaGTTTTGGATTGATGTAAGCCcaatacaattttttttttgttttccaatCTCATTTCCTGCACTAATTTGTTCCCATAATTCAGGTGTTCTGACAGGTAAGTACACTCCCGAAAATCCCCCTACTGGTCCTCGAGCGAATACATACACACCTGAGTTCCTTACCAAGGTTAGTGTTCTGTAAACTAGAGCTCGCTGGTTACACTGACACACAGCTTCAATCTCTGCAATTCAACTTTATTATCCGAAATCTGAAGATGCATCATGTCATATATGTACAGCTCCAACCACTTATGAACAGGATTAAAGAGATTGGAGCAAGCTATGGCAAGAGTCCAACCCAGGTACGCTGCTTCACCAAAAAAGCTTGGAACATCTCCAGATCAAAAACATTTGAGATCATAACGAGATGCATGAACACGGTTGATCTTCCCTTTGTTCCTTCGTTTCAGGTGTCTCTGAACTGGCTGACCTGCCAGGGGAACGTGGTGCCAATTCCCGGAGCCAAGAATGCCAGCCAGGCCAAGGAGTTCGCCGGCGCACTCGGTTGGAGCCTGACAGGAGACGAGGTCGAGGAGCTACGAACTCTGGCACGCGAGATCAAGGGCATCAAGATGCCCATTGAGGAGTCGTAGATACTCTGCATTTCACCAACCCATGGTATAGCACTGATTGGAGATTATATAAGGTTTTAAAGCGAGAAGAAGAAAACGCACGGATCTAGAAATGAACCAGGATGTGTTAGTAGAAAATGCAGCTTTCAACGAATCTCATGCCTTAAGCACTGTAACTCTGCAAGTATGCATTATTCATTTGCCAAAACCAGGGCTGTAGCGCTGCTCCCTGTTTTGTGCTGTACAAAAACTTAGAATGGAAAGATAGCGACTGTTGTGCCGCAAAGCAacgcccaaaaaaaaaaaactcaaagtgAAAGAAAAGTTACAATTTGCTTTACAGTGTTTGTAAATTTGTGACATGACTATTGTAAGCAAGAAAATATTATAAAGTGTAAAATACGCTGCCAACATAAATATGTCAGGGAAATGTTCATGTAACATAGTTCATTGTTATAAGAACTTCAAGAAGTAAGAAGTTATATTTGCTTTAACTCAAGCACTGCCTGATCAATCTTCAGCTGGTGGGAAACATGGCGTTCCCAGTGATCAGGGAGCTACAGAAAGGGCGCGGACTCCATCTTCGCCTGCGTTGCGTGGGAGCTTTGGAAGGAGCGTAATGCGCGGTGCTTTCGTGGAGCAGTCATCCAAGTTCCAAACCTGCCGGCCCAAAAAATTGGGTTGTCTATTGCAACGAGTAGTACCTTAGAAAGCTTTGTTGTTTGTCTAGGCTGGGCCAATGCACTTATGTTATGTATAATCCTTCGCCCACCTAGATAGATTAAGATGTAACAAAAATTTCTCTCTTAATACAAAAGCACACAAACCTTTTGCGTGCTAAAAAAAAAGTTATATTTGCTTTTAAATTAGGGCTGGAAGGGGTGGAGGGCTCGGGTGGTCAGTTGCACCAAGTCTTAGGTAGCCCGAGTTCGAATCCCCGTGGTGCCACTCTCACCAAGATAGGATAGGCATCGGCCAACCAAGATAGGATAGGCATCGGCCATACATTACCTTCCTTATTGCGCATGTCCTAATTGGAGGTCTTCTTATCTATTTCTATACCGAGAATAGCTGAACCGGCTGAACGAACCTCTCACTCGGCTAACTCAACAATTATATGTTTGAGAGTCTAGTCTaactagggggggggggggggggggggggggggggggcggtgttAGTACACATGGGTTCAAGAATCGCATCAAAGAACGAACAGAACATACACATGGGTTCAAGAATCGCATCAAAGAACGAACAGAACATCTTGTTCCCATTTCTCTTTTTTTTACTGGGAAGTCCGTGtcattctttcttttttcttactAGATTGTTTATCAAATCAGAGTCTTTCTCTTTGTAAGCTACTGGTTCAGATCATGATAGGAAGGCCGACCTTTGTCTTGTTCATTTAGAGAATACTCAATAGCTGGCTGCTTTTGGTACTAGCATTCCTCTAACACAGAGGGTCAACCTAGCCTTTGCCCTGCTTTTCTAAAATTAGCATCCCTCTAGCATAGGGGCTAACCTAGCCTCtgccccccctttttttttttctaaaataatgGCTTTAGACTTCTACCAATTCAACAAAATATGGTAATCAACACGCTATAAATACGAAAAAGGAGTCCATAAGTTTGTTTCAAACAATAATTCTCAAATCATATAAAGTTGGGATGGATAACATATATTCATACTTGAGTCTATAAGTTTGTTCTATAAAATAATTCTCAAATCTTATAAAGTTGAGATGAATAATATGTATCCTTTATACATCAGTTTCCACTTGCCTGTAAGATCAAGCCTTTTTGGAAAGACTCGGAATGGAGATGCAAGTTGAGAAATTATACAACCATATGTAGAAAATTAGTACCTGATGATGTTATAGATACAaattgtcgggtaccttagaatggggtaccccaagcaaaacatcaaatgggttgccccagtcccatctaaaaaataacgatgataaaagcaaaaaggtaagtcgtgggcccctccccgttgcgaccaggcccactgggtcctcctcctcctcgcctcgagccccgaaaaggaggtctcgacatcctggcgaggctccccagggaaggcctcggcagggaacgccgtctccgcctcgcccgaggctctccacagaaggcctcggcaggaggcgcgttctccgtatcgcgcgaggcctctcgcgcgaagcctcggcaaggagcctgatccccgtctcgcgcgaggccccattctccgtgtcgctcgaggcggctcgcccgcggtccgtcgccccccccccccccccgcctcggccgaccctcccgacagccggtcacgtcccattaatgctttcaaccactcccgtgatctcagccggacagcggctcaacgtcacagaaagaccgacgcgacccgaagtcgcatcagcaccataccggccaggacagggcacggcggggattactggccactgtgtccaaacattgtgaccacgatcagccgccgtcagcgcctgggacaggatatggcggggattaccggccactgtgtccaaacactgtgaccacgatcagccgccgtcagcgcctgggacaggatatggcgggggttactggccactgtgtcctaccactgtgtccacgatcagccgcccgctcaaggcctcggcgctgtacaccaaggcctcggcgctgtacatcagggcctcggcaatattggggtccgcgcctgccgagaccccccaccgcagtaccagcctcggccccgaccaagtttcggcctcgtgcatagtccgtccccagcggcttatggtcgccgccacgtccactccgaggcattcctggggctcccacgacgcacaggatctgatgggacgaccacgccgtcccagtactccaaggatgggccactccgacgaccacgccgccacaggaacaggccacagggcttggacatgccgtccctggcggcacgacgccgcatagtaatacatgtactgcccttgtccccccttcaactataaaaggagaggacttgtgCCACTTAGGGGGGACGCCCggagaacacacacacacgcacaccttccagccgcttgagagcaacgtctcagacggccccacgacaccctgccgagacctgggacaagttccctctctcccttagcttgtaaccccctactacgagcacttcggtg
This region includes:
- the LOC136496441 gene encoding uncharacterized oxidoreductase At1g06690, chloroplastic-like, which encodes MALQLQVTGGVGCCCPRPLPGSRGRRLPQAAAALCRPPRAVASGATTVVEEDEGKVRLGSSSVAVTKLGIGAWSWGDTTYWNDSEWDDRRLREAQDAFDASIDNGMTFFDTAEVYGTALMGAVNSESLLGGFIKERQQKEPVEVAVATKFAALPWRFGRGSVLSALKKSLDRLGLSSVELYQLHWPGIWGNEGYLDGLADAYEQGLVKAVGVSNYNEKRLRDAHARLKKRGVPLAANQVNYSLIYRTPELNGVKAACDELGITLIAYSPIAQGVLTGKYTPENPPTGPRANTYTPEFLTKLQPLMNRIKEIGASYGKSPTQVSLNWLTCQGNVVPIPGAKNASQAKEFAGALGWSLTGDEVEELRTLAREIKGIKMPIEES